From a single Aquarana catesbeiana isolate 2022-GZ linkage group LG09, ASM4218655v1, whole genome shotgun sequence genomic region:
- the LOC141108950 gene encoding olfactory receptor 6C74-like — MPVNVTTIKYFIIRGISDDPKLQFPIFLLVLLMYLITLSGNLTILVACRHPLLHTPMYFFLFNLTVIDISCCTISLHKLLINFITGDKTVPFLQCMIQMYLFGSFAGHELLILTAMSYDRYIAICKPLHYHLAMNGRMCTLLASLSWTIGFCQVLPPFIIVYRYNCYSSIEINHFFCDIVPVMKISCNDTTVLEILFFIEGLFPMIFTPFVLTFIPYIFIINAILKISTSTGRQKTFYTCSSHLTAVTLLYTTLACQYLTPNLSSTLESKKILSLLNTAAVPMLNPFIYSLKNKDVKMALKWNLGLI; from the coding sequence ATGCCTGTAAATGTGACAACTATCAAATATTTCATCATTAGAGGGATCTCTGATGACCCCAAGTTGCAGTTTCCAATTTTCCTCCTGGTCCTCCTTATGTATCTCATAACTCTGAGTGGTAATCTGACCATTCTCGTTGCTTGCCGACACCCGCTGCTCCATACTCCTATGTACTTTTTTCTGTTCAACTTGACTGTTATAGATATTTCTTGCTGTACCATTTCACTGCACAAGCTTCTTATAAACTTTATCACTGGAGATAAAACTGTTCCGTTTCTTCAGTGCATGATACAAATGTACCTGTTTGGTTCTTTTGCTGGTCATGAATTACTCATACTTACAGCCATGAGTTATGATCGGTACATAGCAATCTGCAAGCCTTTGCATTACCATCTGGCCATGAATGGTAGAATGTGCACTCTATTGGCCTCATTAAGCTGGACGATAGGATTTTGCCAGGTCTTGCCTCCTTTCATTATAGTGTATAGGTATAATTGTTATTCCTCCATTGAAATAAACCACTTTTTCTGTGATATTGTCCCCGTAATGAAAATTTCTTGCAATGACACAACTGTATTGGAAATTCTATTCTTCATAGAAGGGCTGTTTCCAATGATCTTTACACCCTTTGTCCTCACCTTCATTCCttacatttttataataaatgcTATATTGAAGATCTCTACAAGTACTGGAAGACAGAAGACCTTCTACACATGTTCCTCACACCTCACAGCTGTGACCTTGCTCTACACAACGTTGGCTTGCCAATATTTGACACCAAACCTATCCAGTACCCTGGAGTCTAAAAAGATTTTATCTTTGTTGAACACAGCTGCCGTTCCTATGCTAAATCCATTCATTTATAGCTTAAAAAATAAAGATGTTAAAATGGCTTTGAAATGGAATCTGGGGCTGATATAG
- the LOC141108951 gene encoding olfactory receptor 8G17-like → MCPTNYTTLKYFIIKGITDVPELQVPMFLLVLTMYLITLIGNLIILLLICLESHLHTPMYFFLGNLSILDMSSTTITLHKILVIFVSHDRIVSFTVCMIQMFIFSSFSCDSLFVLTAMSYDRYVAICKPLHYNMVMSCKVCIILAFVCWVLGFSQIIPILIYLSRFTFYKSNEINHFFCDIVPLIKLSCNDTSSLELYILINGLFLSIFPFLLTFFSYVFIILSILKIHSSTGRHKAFYTCSSHLTVVALLYITLGCQYLKPTWQGNLDSNKMFSLFNTATVPMLNPLIYSLKNKDVKLALRKTLNYQRNRLKKIFKA, encoded by the coding sequence ATGTGTCCTACAAACTACACAACACTAAAATACTTCATCATAAAGGGTATTACTGATGTTCCTGAGTTACAAGTTCCGATGTTCCTCTTGGTGTTAACAATGTACCTTATCACACTTATAGGTAACTTGATCATTCTTCTACTGATCTGTCTAGAAAGCCATCTGCACACTCCTATGTACTTCTTCCTGGGAAACTTGTCTATTCTAGACATGTCTTCAACCACTATCACACTTCATAAGATACTTGTTATTTTTGTATCTCATGATAGAATTGTATCTTTTACTGTTTGTATGatccaaatgtttattttttcatcattttccTGTGACAGTTTGTTTGTCCTGACAGCTATGAGTTATGACCGTTATGTGGCCATCTGCAAACCTCTACACTATAACATGGTCATGAGTTGTAAGGTGTGCATCATCTTGGCCTTCGTGTGCTGGGTTCTTGGCTTTTCTCAGATTATTCCTATACTCATCTACTTATCAAGATTTACTTTTTATAAATCCAATGAAATCAACCACTTCTTCTGTGACATTGTGCCCTTAATAAAACTTTCCTGCAATGACACATCATCGCTAGAACTCTACATTTTAATCAATGGACTCTTCCTCtctatttttccctttcttttgactTTCTTCTCTTATGTCTTTATTATTCTCTCCATACTAAAAATCCATTCCAGCACTGGCAGGCATAAAGCCTTCTATACATGTTCCTCACACCTCACAGTTGTGGCTCTTCTGTACATTACTTTGGGCTGTCAGTACTTAAAACCAACATGGCAAGGCAATTTGGACTCCAATAAAATGTTTTCACTTTTCAACACAGCTACTGTTCCAATGCTAAACCCTTTGATTTACAGTTTAAAGAATAAAGATGTGAAGTTGGCCCTGAGAAAGACACTAAATTATCAAAGaaataggttaaaaaaaatctttaaggcGTGA